The proteins below come from a single Microcoleus sp. FACHB-68 genomic window:
- a CDS encoding pentapeptide repeat-containing protein, translating to MKSKILNATAFLFTLCVAMPAQAENPAHVKQLRETNLCQQCDLSGANLKGAHLIGADLRGANLKGATLESANLEGADLTNANLEGANFSKSYLNSASLNQANLRQVDFSKANLSFANLIGANLINANLDNANLLSADLRQADVASQTLETANLESARLPEGVNIE from the coding sequence ATGAAATCTAAAATTTTAAATGCCACAGCATTTTTATTCACACTATGTGTAGCAATGCCGGCGCAAGCGGAAAATCCTGCCCATGTCAAACAGTTGCGGGAAACAAATTTGTGTCAGCAGTGCGATCTGAGCGGGGCTAATTTAAAAGGTGCTCACTTAATTGGCGCAGATTTAAGAGGGGCAAATCTTAAGGGTGCAACGCTCGAATCGGCTAATTTAGAAGGTGCGGATTTAACCAACGCAAATTTAGAAGGCGCGAATTTCAGCAAGAGCTATTTAAATAGTGCGTCATTGAATCAAGCAAATCTCAGACAAGTTGACTTCTCGAAAGCCAACCTGTCATTTGCTAACCTGATCGGTGCGAACCTGATCAATGCCAATCTCGATAACGCCAACTTGCTCAGTGCCGATTTACGACAAGCTGATGTTGCCAGTCAAACACTGGAAACTGCCAATTTAGAAAGTGCGCGTCTGCCTGAGGGCGTCAACATTGAATAG